Proteins from one Anaerobranca californiensis DSM 14826 genomic window:
- the spoIIIAE gene encoding stage III sporulation protein AE, translated as MKKYKIILVMIGLILFSNQIALAEGAMEQYIDLTEIENFYFQLEQEFGKYIPTLNLRDFWGEGSSGFSLKEFLGNILAFMFKEVVANTKLMGQLIILAILGVLLENLKSNFYANTVAKLAQGVIFLVLFTIAIKTFYMALQLGNGVIDDMITTVKGVIPLLLTLMAGMGSVSSVALFKPLVILCVNLGAVIVKGVVFPLIFLSTILNLVDCFSSFKLNKLAGFLRDISMYILGFTLITFVGITGIQGVGSAVVDGIGMKTGKFAAKVFIPVVGGLFADAFETVAGASMVLKQAISIYGMILIILYTIFPLIKILAIVFIYRLTAALLQPLGDTNIVKTIETLGNSLIMLFIAVMASSIMYFMTIAIIMGAGNITQMVR; from the coding sequence ATGAAAAAATACAAAATAATATTGGTAATGATTGGACTAATATTGTTTTCCAACCAAATAGCTCTAGCTGAAGGGGCAATGGAACAATACATAGATTTAACAGAAATAGAAAATTTCTATTTTCAACTAGAACAGGAATTTGGGAAATACATACCAACTTTAAATTTGCGGGATTTTTGGGGTGAAGGCTCATCTGGTTTCAGTTTAAAGGAGTTTTTGGGAAATATACTTGCCTTTATGTTTAAAGAAGTAGTTGCAAATACCAAGTTAATGGGACAGCTAATTATACTGGCTATACTAGGGGTTTTATTGGAAAATCTAAAGAGTAATTTTTATGCAAATACCGTTGCCAAATTGGCTCAAGGGGTAATATTTTTAGTGTTATTTACTATAGCTATAAAAACTTTCTATATGGCTTTACAATTAGGTAATGGGGTAATAGATGATATGATTACTACAGTAAAAGGAGTGATCCCCCTTTTATTGACATTGATGGCGGGAATGGGCTCAGTTTCCAGTGTTGCCCTTTTTAAACCTTTAGTGATCTTGTGTGTAAATTTAGGGGCAGTTATAGTTAAAGGGGTAGTTTTTCCACTAATTTTTCTTTCAACTATCCTTAATTTAGTGGATTGCTTTAGTTCTTTTAAATTAAATAAATTAGCGGGTTTTCTTCGGGATATCAGTATGTATATATTAGGTTTCACTCTAATTACTTTTGTTGGAATTACCGGAATCCAAGGGGTGGGGTCTGCTGTAGTAGATGGTATAGGTATGAAGACTGGTAAATTTGCAGCTAAAGTGTTCATTCCTGTAGTGGGGGGATTGTTCGCCGATGCCTTTGAAACGGTGGCAGGGGCTTCTATGGTGTTAAAACAAGCTATTTCTATTTATGGTATGATACTAATTATTCTTTACACTATTTTTCCTTTAATAAAGATTTTAGCTATTGTCTTTATATATCGTTTGACAGCAGCCCTTTTACAACCATTGGGTGATACTAATATTGTAAAAACCATCGAGACATTAGGTAATTCCTTGATCATGTTATTTATAGCAGTAATGGCTTCATCAATAATGTATTTTATGACGATAGCAATAATTATGGGAGCTGGGAATATTACCCAAATGGTTAGGTAG
- the spoIIIAD gene encoding stage III sporulation protein AD: MNIMSFVAFAIITTVLVVIVKQQKPEIAMQIRVVAAAVIFLALASSIYYIMKIFEDLALQAELNIVFLGTILRIIGIAYITEFGAQICQDANENTLANKVILAGKTLMLILAIPIISTILKTLITILP, translated from the coding sequence ATGAATATTATGAGCTTTGTGGCTTTTGCTATTATTACAACGGTACTCGTAGTAATAGTTAAACAGCAAAAACCGGAAATTGCCATGCAAATAAGGGTAGTAGCAGCGGCAGTGATTTTTTTAGCCTTAGCCAGTTCCATCTATTATATTATGAAAATTTTTGAAGACTTGGCTTTGCAAGCGGAGTTAAATATAGTTTTTTTGGGAACTATCTTGCGAATTATTGGAATTGCATATATAACGGAGTTTGGAGCTCAAATTTGTCAAGATGCCAATGAAAATACTTTGGCAAATAAAGTGATCTTAGCTGGCAAAACACTGATGTTAATTTTAGCAATCCCTATCATCTCCACTATCCTGAAAACTTTGATTACCATTTTGCCTTAA
- the spoIIIAC gene encoding stage III sporulation protein AC — translation MGLNINLIFQIAGLGILIAIFSIVLEQAQKKEHSQMLTLVGVVLVLFLVIQLIAELFTTIRTIFNM, via the coding sequence ATGGGATTGAATATAAATTTAATTTTCCAGATAGCTGGTTTAGGGATCTTAATAGCTATTTTTAGTATTGTTTTAGAACAAGCTCAAAAGAAAGAACATAGTCAGATGTTGACATTAGTGGGAGTTGTCTTAGTCCTATTTTTAGTCATTCAGCTTATTGCTGAACTTTTTACAACTATAAGGACAATATTCAATATGTAG
- the spoIIIAB gene encoding stage III sporulation protein SpoIIIAB, with translation MWFKILGSALILYATTSYGFMKAQGYQNRTIQLRYFQDAFAILQSEMTYGLTPLPLALGKVGRMTKEPVAKFFENVALKLKGGEGEGMETYWTNCLREIDFSLTKEDMAIIENLGFTLGRSSVVEQKKHLDLTIKQLQMAEKESRDLCAKNEKMWKYLGFFSGLALILVLI, from the coding sequence ATGTGGTTTAAAATATTAGGTTCGGCATTAATCCTGTATGCTACAACTAGCTACGGATTTATGAAAGCTCAAGGGTATCAAAATAGAACCATTCAACTGAGATATTTTCAAGATGCCTTTGCTATCCTTCAATCTGAAATGACCTATGGGTTAACTCCATTACCATTGGCTTTAGGGAAAGTAGGCAGAATGACAAAGGAACCTGTAGCAAAGTTTTTTGAAAATGTAGCATTAAAGCTAAAAGGTGGAGAAGGGGAAGGAATGGAGACCTACTGGACCAATTGTCTTAGGGAAATAGATTTCTCCTTGACCAAGGAGGATATGGCTATAATCGAGAATTTAGGCTTTACTTTAGGGAGGAGTAGTGTTGTAGAACAGAAAAAACATTTAGATTTAACTATTAAGCAATTACAAATGGCGGAAAAGGAAAGTAGAGACTTATGTGCTAAAAATGAAAAAATGTGGAAATACCTTGGTTTTTTTTCTGGATTAGCTTTAATTTTAGTTTTAATATGA
- the spoIIIAA gene encoding stage III sporulation protein AA, producing MEKIIEQILPYFPPEIKEDIIWIFKKYPNCEEIRVRVNKPLSFFAQGREGATNFLVDKGIIEKIFYLLTNYSYYSVEEELQKGYITIPGGHRVGICGKAVVEKEKVKTLVDINSLNIRIARQKKGIGDKVLPYIIKDNIFLSTIILSPPNCGKTTLLRDLVRILSSSDKFSFKVGVVDERSEIAGCFRGIPQLDIGKRVDVIDSCPKKEGMIMLIRSMSPHILATDELGKKEDIDALEYAITAGVNVLTTVHGKDLFDLKNKGNFREILSLNLFKRLIILSNKGGMGTIEDIIDLETGRSIWEGKYYVV from the coding sequence ATGGAAAAAATCATCGAACAAATTTTGCCTTATTTTCCCCCGGAAATTAAAGAAGATATTATATGGATTTTTAAAAAGTACCCTAATTGTGAAGAAATTAGGGTGAGGGTCAATAAGCCCTTGTCCTTTTTTGCTCAAGGGAGGGAAGGGGCAACTAATTTCTTAGTTGATAAAGGGATAATAGAAAAAATATTTTATTTATTAACTAATTACTCCTATTATTCCGTGGAGGAGGAACTACAAAAGGGCTATATAACCATTCCAGGTGGACACAGGGTTGGAATCTGTGGAAAAGCTGTTGTGGAAAAGGAAAAAGTTAAAACATTGGTAGATATAAATAGCTTAAACATAAGGATTGCCAGACAAAAAAAGGGAATCGGTGATAAAGTTTTACCTTATATAATTAAAGACAATATTTTTTTAAGTACTATAATTTTATCCCCTCCTAATTGTGGGAAAACCACATTGTTAAGGGATCTGGTGAGGATTTTATCAAGTAGTGATAAATTTTCTTTTAAAGTAGGGGTTGTCGATGAACGCTCTGAAATAGCCGGATGTTTTAGGGGTATTCCCCAACTAGATATTGGAAAGAGGGTAGATGTCATAGATTCCTGTCCTAAAAAAGAGGGGATGATTATGTTAATAAGGTCAATGTCACCCCATATTTTAGCAACTGATGAGTTAGGGAAAAAGGAAGATATAGATGCTTTGGAATACGCCATAACAGCAGGGGTTAATGTTTTAACTACTGTTCATGGTAAAGACCTATTTGATCTGAAAAATAAAGGGAATTTCCGGGAGATATTAAGCTTAAATTTATTTAAAAGGTTGATAATCCTGTCTAACAAGGGGGGAATGGGAACTATTGAAGATATTATAGATCTAGAAACCGGCAGGAGTATTTGGGAGGGGAAATATTATGTGGTTTAA
- a CDS encoding CD1247 N-terminal domain-containing protein, whose translation MAELKEKIAYIQGLADGLDLDDKSAEGKILRHVLEVLEDMADIIEDIDLGQAELEDYVEAIDEDLAELEKDFLESEVAECQCDCDDHCSDDDLDDLDDVDVEELDDDEVEVECPHCGEVAYVEEEDLADEELEILCPNCGKVLFESTENDDDDEL comes from the coding sequence ATGGCAGAATTAAAAGAAAAAATAGCTTATATTCAAGGGTTAGCTGATGGTTTAGATCTCGATGACAAAAGTGCAGAAGGTAAAATTTTGAGACATGTTTTAGAGGTACTAGAAGATATGGCAGATATTATTGAAGATATCGATTTAGGCCAAGCTGAGCTAGAGGATTATGTTGAAGCAATTGATGAAGATTTAGCTGAGCTAGAAAAGGATTTTTTAGAAAGTGAAGTGGCAGAATGTCAATGTGATTGTGATGATCACTGTTCAGACGATGATTTAGATGATCTTGACGATGTTGATGTAGAAGAATTAGATGATGATGAAGTAGAAGTAGAATGTCCCCATTGTGGAGAAGTCGCCTATGTAGAAGAAGAAGATTTAGCTGATGAAGAACTAGAAATTTTATGTCCAAACTGTGGAAAAGTCCTTTTTGAAAGCACTGAAAATGACGACGATGATGAACTATAA
- the efp gene encoding elongation factor P, whose product MISPNDFKTGLTIEFEGAVLQIVDFQHVKPGKGAAFVRAKLKNVETGAVIEKTFNPKEKIEKAHIDRRTMQYLYSSGDDYIFMDTENYEQITLTKQQLDENVKFLIEDMEIVVLYYKDKPIGIELPNSVVLEVVETEPGIKGDTASGGSKPATLQTGLVIQVPFFINVGDKLKVDTRTKTYIERA is encoded by the coding sequence ATGATTTCACCAAATGATTTTAAAACAGGATTGACAATTGAATTTGAAGGGGCTGTACTACAAATTGTAGACTTTCAGCATGTTAAACCAGGTAAAGGAGCTGCTTTTGTTAGGGCAAAACTTAAAAATGTCGAAACAGGAGCGGTAATTGAAAAAACCTTTAACCCAAAGGAAAAAATTGAAAAGGCTCATATTGATAGGAGAACAATGCAGTATCTCTATTCTTCCGGTGATGATTATATTTTTATGGATACTGAAAACTATGAACAAATAACCTTGACTAAACAACAATTAGATGAAAATGTCAAATTTTTAATTGAAGATATGGAAATAGTTGTCTTGTATTATAAAGATAAACCAATTGGAATAGAGCTTCCAAACTCTGTTGTTTTAGAAGTTGTGGAAACTGAACCGGGAATTAAAGGTGATACTGCTTCCGGTGGTTCAAAACCTGCTACATTGCAGACAGGTCTTGTTATTCAAGTTCCTTTCTTTATCAATGTAGGAGATAAATTAAAAGTAGATACCAGAACTAAAACATATATTGAAAGGGCATAA
- a CDS encoding M24 family metallopeptidase translates to MERIKKLKGKLKEIGVDGLLITQPQNRYYLSSFTGSSGYLLITEGEDVFLTDFRYTEQANKEIISGITILQHGLNPLEDVLKEIKRLGVKVLGFEREYVTYSGYLGYKKAFEGIELKAVEPVVEELRMVKDQEEIANMEKAIEIAGDAFAHILGFLKPGITEKDVALELEFFMKRKGASGLAFTTIVASGYRSSLPHGVALDKVLEKGDFVKIDFGCIFNNYCSDLTRTVVLGKATDEQKKIYYTVLEAQEAALAGIKSGISGKDADWLAREIIYNKGYTENFGHGLGHGIGMVVHENPRLSPKAEDSLQVGNVVTVEPGIYIPNFGGVRIEDMVVITENGNRNLTKVTKELIEIN, encoded by the coding sequence ATGGAAAGGATTAAGAAATTAAAGGGTAAACTAAAGGAAATAGGGGTAGATGGCCTGCTGATTACTCAACCACAAAACCGTTATTATTTATCCAGTTTTACCGGTAGCAGTGGTTATTTATTAATAACAGAAGGTGAAGACGTATTTTTAACAGACTTTCGCTATACAGAACAGGCTAATAAGGAAATTATATCAGGAATTACTATTTTACAACATGGACTTAACCCCCTTGAAGATGTATTAAAGGAAATTAAGAGATTAGGGGTTAAAGTTTTAGGTTTTGAAAGGGAATATGTCACTTATTCCGGGTATTTAGGTTACAAAAAAGCCTTTGAAGGGATAGAATTAAAGGCTGTGGAGCCGGTAGTGGAAGAACTAAGGATGGTTAAAGATCAAGAAGAAATCGCCAATATGGAAAAAGCTATTGAAATTGCTGGAGATGCCTTTGCCCATATTTTAGGATTTTTAAAACCAGGGATAACAGAAAAAGATGTAGCATTAGAACTAGAATTTTTCATGAAAAGAAAAGGGGCTTCTGGTTTAGCTTTCACTACCATTGTAGCTTCTGGTTACAGATCTTCACTTCCCCATGGTGTAGCTTTAGATAAGGTTTTAGAAAAAGGGGATTTTGTAAAAATTGATTTTGGTTGCATTTTTAATAATTACTGTTCAGATTTAACTAGAACAGTGGTATTAGGAAAAGCTACCGATGAACAAAAGAAAATCTACTATACTGTTTTAGAAGCCCAAGAAGCTGCATTGGCAGGAATAAAAAGTGGTATTTCTGGTAAAGATGCCGACTGGTTAGCTAGGGAGATTATCTATAACAAAGGTTATACTGAAAATTTTGGCCATGGATTAGGCCATGGTATCGGGATGGTAGTCCATGAAAATCCTAGATTATCCCCTAAAGCTGAAGATAGTCTTCAAGTAGGAAATGTGGTAACAGTGGAACCAGGGATCTATATTCCTAATTTCGGTGGAGTTAGAATTGAAGATATGGTTGTCATTACTGAAAATGGCAATAGAAATTTAACAAAAGTCACAAAAGAATTAATCGAGATAAACTAG
- the aroQ gene encoding type II 3-dehydroquinate dehydratase, translated as MDVMVIHGPNLNLLGQRKIEIYGNQSLDYINGEILEYGKKNGFKIEIYQTNSEGEIIDLLHRAGRECQGVVLNPGAYTHYSYAIGDAVEAIDIPVVEVHISNIYSREEFRRKSVIAPYSAGQITGFGPFGYILALEALKNIGGGKKYGKD; from the coding sequence ATGGATGTTATGGTTATTCACGGACCAAACCTCAACCTCTTAGGTCAGCGGAAAATTGAAATATATGGTAATCAAAGTTTAGACTATATCAATGGGGAAATTTTAGAATACGGGAAGAAAAATGGATTTAAAATAGAGATATACCAGACAAACAGTGAAGGAGAAATTATTGATTTACTCCACAGAGCTGGAAGGGAATGTCAAGGTGTAGTATTAAATCCCGGTGCTTATACCCACTACTCCTATGCAATCGGAGATGCTGTAGAAGCTATTGATATACCCGTTGTGGAAGTACATATTTCCAATATTTACAGTAGGGAAGAATTTAGGAGAAAATCTGTTATTGCACCTTACTCAGCGGGACAAATTACAGGTTTTGGTCCATTTGGTTATATTTTGGCTTTAGAAGCATTGAAAAATATTGGAGGGGGGAAAAAGTATGGAAAGGATTAA